GGGCACGTGCGGCGCGGCCGGGCGTCAGGCGCCGCCCTGCCACGGGTCGACGACGTCGACCCCGGTGTCCCCGAACGCGTCGGGGCTGCGCGTCGCCAGCGTCCCGCCGCGGGTGCGGCAGATCGCGGCGATCTGCGCGTTCGCGCGGGAGATCGGCCGCCCGAGGCGCTCCCGGCGGGCGACGACGTCGGCGTACTCGACGGCTTCCGCGGGGCCGAAGGGGTGGATGCGGCCGGCGAAGTAGTCGTCGAAGACGTCGCCGGCCGCCGTCAACAACGCCCGTTTGCGTTCGCCCTCGGGCAGCGTCCCGAGGCCGGTGAGGACCTCGGAGACCGACACGGCGGTCGTGCCGATCTCGCGCAGAGGGTAGGCGTCGAGCCACCGCACGACGGCGTCGTCCGGCTCCGCGCGCATGAGTTCGGTCAGCACCTCGGTGTCGAGCACGATCACGAGGCGGCGTCCTCCTCCGTCCCGCGACGGGGCGGGTCGCTGCGCTCGGGCAGCTCGAGGTCCGCCGCGCCCGCCTCCAGGAAGCGGGCGTGGATGCGGCTGGCGAGGCGGGCGGGCTCCGGGTCGGGCCCGAGGGCGTCGCGCAGGATGAGGCGCGCCTCGGCCTCCATCGAGCGGTCGTGCGACGCCGCGCGGGTCCGCAGGCGGACCTTCAGGGCGTCGTCGAGGTTGCGGATGATCAGGCTCGCCATCGCGCGCCTCCGTTCCACGTCGTGTGCTAGCGATGATAGCACCGGGCGCTTCGTCGTCCCCGCCGACCGCACGTCGGCCGGGCGCGGGAGGGCGCGGTCCACCATGCCCCACACCAGCGCAGGTGCGCAGGCCGCGCACCGCCTCCCGGGGGTCCGGTCGGGCCGCCCCTCGGCAGCGGACGGGGCGGCGCGGTACCCTGGCCGGCATGTGGATCTGGCTCCTGGCCGTGCTGGCGCTCGGCGTGTTCATCGGGGTCCGGCTCGCGGGGCGGGTCGGGCTGCGTCGCGGCGCGGGCGGCCCCGACCTCGAGCGCGAGGCGTACCTCCGCGGGCGCGCCTACGAGCAGGGGCTCGAGGAGGGGCGGCGCCGCGAACGCGAGGCGTGGGAGACCGCCCGCGCGCGCGGCGAGGTGCCGCCCGCGCTGTCCGACGGCGACGCCCGCTGACCCCCGCTCAGCGCAGGAACGGCGCGGCGCCCTCGAGGGTGCCGTCGCGGCGCCAGGCGACGGTCGCGGCGATCCCGAGCTCGAGGCGCGTGGCTTTGAGGGCGTAGACGGCGTCGATGCGGCGGGCGTCGACGTGGAACGCCGTCATCCGTGCCGGCAGCGTCTCGAGCGCCGCGCGCGCGTCGCGCCGGAACCACGCCGCGAGGCGCAGCGCGAGCGGGCCGACGGCGCGCATGCGCGGGGCGTCGAGGTCGGCGGCCTCCGCCGCGGCGCGCAGGAACGCGCGCGGCGGGACGGCGGGGGCGTGCGGCGCGATCCAGGTGCGCCCGAGCGCCGACGCGTACGTCGCGAGCTCCGCGGCGGCGCGACCGACGTCGGGGGCGTACGCCACCGCCTGCGGGACGTCCGGTTCCCCGATCCACCGCACCGCCCGACCGGCTTCGAGCGGACCGAACAGCGCGTCCCCGAACGACGAGCGCGCGACGCCGGGCCCGTACGCCTCCGCCGTGCGGAGGGTGACGGCGCGGACCCGGCCCGCGGCGTGCGCCGCGGCGAGGTCCTCCGCGAGGCGGGCCTGCAGGGCGCCGCGAGGTCCGGCGGGCGCGACGCGACTCTCTTCGTTCACCGGCGGGGCGGGGTCGTAGAGGGTGAGCGGTTCGATGGCGAGGAGCGTCGCGTCGTGGGCCGCGGCGGCGGCGCTGGCGGCCGCCCGTAGCGCGGGCAGCGCCTCCGTCCGCTCGGGCGCGGGGACGTCGGCGGCGTCGATGATCGTGCGGGCGCCCGCCGCGGCGGCGTGCAGCGCGTCGCCGTCGCGCGCGTCCAGCGCGACGACCTCGACCTCGTCGGGCAGGAGCGGGGGACGGGCGCCGCTGCGGTTCACCGCCCGCACGGCGTGCCCCTTGGCCCGGAGGGCGCGCGCCGTCCAGGCGCCGAGCGCGCCGGTCCCGAGCACGAGGTGCAGCGGCGCGCTCACGCGTCGCTCCCGGCGAACGTCGCGTCGACCCGGTCGGGGTCGTAGCGCTCCAGGTAGCGGCGGTAGAGCCGCGCGGCGTGACGGGCGGGATCGGCGTGGTACGCCTCCGGCGTGACGTCCAGGTCGACGACGCGGGCGGGCGTCTCGGGCACGGTGGGGGGGTCGGCGGCGACCCGCCGCACGACGTCGGCGTGGGGTTTGGGGGTGCCGTCGGCGCGCACCAGGCCGAAGGTCCGTTCGTGCCCGGTCGTGTCCAGCGGTGGGCGGTCGGTGAGGGCGGGGTCGTAGTCGGCGTAGTTCCACGTCATCGACCCGGGCGCCCCGACCTCGACCAGCTTCGCGAGGACCGTCTCGACGTACGCCGCGAGGTCGGCCTCCGACGCCATGAACTGCGTGTAGGGCCCGTCGGGGCCGGGCCACGTCGCGACGTGCGAGCGTTCGCCCGGCGCGGCGGTGCAGCCCCCCCACTCCTCCATCCAGACCGGCATCCCGCCGGTCAGGGCGCGCGTGAGGGCGTTCAGGAACGGCACGAGGTCGGGGTCCAGCGGACCGCGGGCCATCGACAGGTACGCCGGGTAGGCGTGCATGACCGCCAGGTCGGTCTCGGCGAACACGTCGTGCGGGCGGAGCCCGACCTCGCCGAGGAGCGCGTCGGCGTGCAGCCCCAGCGTGACGGGGTGGTGCGGGTCGACGGCGCGGACGACCTCCACCATTCGGCGGGTCCAGGCGCGCCCCGCCGCCGCGTCGCGCGGTCGGGCGAACAGGTCGGGTTCGTTGCCGAGGTTCCACGCCCACAGCGCGTCGTGCTGCGCGAAGGCGCCCACCACGGCTTGCAGAAGCGTCGTTTCCGCGGCGAGGGCGACCGGGTCGTGGAACGGGTTGCGGTACGACGCCGTCGTCGCCCGCCCCGCGCTCACGCGCGGGCGGGGCGAGGGCAGCGGTGCGGCGTCGTCCAGCAGCCACCGCGGCACCCAGTTGGGGCCGCTCATGTGCCCGACGAAGAACGTCACGTCCAGGCGGAGGCCGGCGTCGTGGGCGGCGTCGAGGGTCGCTTCGAGCTCGTGCAGGCGGCGGGTCGGGACGCGGTCGGGGTCGGGCTGCCAGTCGTCCCACAGCAGGAAGATCCGGACGATCTCGAGCCCGAGGTCGGCGATCTGCGCGAACTCCTCGCGGACCTCGCCGGCGTCGAAGTCGCTCCACCACGCCATCGCCTTGCGCCGCGGCCAGTAGTTCACGCCCTGCACGAAGCGCTGCGTCACCCCCAAAGCGTACCCTTGGGGCGATGCGCGTGCTCGCCGACGCCCCCCCCACCCTCGCGGCGTTCGCGCCGCCCGTCACCCCGCACGAGAGCGGGGGGAGGTCGGCGGACCTCCCCCCGCCCGACGCCGCCGCCTACGCCGCCCTCGTCGGGACCGCGCGCGTCTGGCGCGGGGAGGGCCCCGCCGGCCTGCGGGGCCCGCTCGTCCTCACCGCCGAGGCCCACCGTCCGCAGCTCGCCGCCCTCGCCGACGCCGCGGAGGCCGGCGCCCCCGAGGACGTCGCGACCGTGGCGTTGGGGGGGACCTTCGTCGGGCAGCGCGGCCGGACGTGGCACGCCCCACCCGGGAACCTCCAGCTGGCGGTGCGGCTGCGTCTGGGCGGTCCGGCGCGGGCGCTCCAGGCCGGCCTGGCGGCGCTCGGCAGCGTCGCGGCGGCGGAGGCGATCGAGGCGGTGAGCGGGGGGCGGGTCGCGCCCGGCACGAAGTGGGTGAACGACCTGGTGTTGGGCGCGCCCATGCGCAAGGCGGCGGGCGTGCTGGTGGCGGCCGACGTGCAGGGGGACGCGCTGCCGGCGGCGCGGATCGGGATCGGCGTGAACGTCGCGGTCGCTCCGACGCTCGACGCGCCCGACGCCCTCCCGGCGGTCGCCCTCGCCGACGCGGACGCGGCGTTCGCCGCGCCCCGCGCCCGCGCCGACCTGGCGTTCGCGATCCTCGGTCGATTGGCGGCGTGGCGCGACGTGCTCGTCGAGCGGGGCTCCGCGCCGCTGGTGGACGCCTACCGGGCGCGCGCGGCGTTCCTCGGGCGGCGGGTCGAGGTGCGGCCCGCCGCCGGCGGGCCGCCGTTCGCGGTGGGCGTGGTGGAGGCCCTCACGCCGGACCTGTACCTCCGTCTCGCCGGGCGGGCCGCGCCGGTCGCGACCGGGCGGCTGCGGGTCGTCGCGTGAGGACGCGTCGGCGTGAGGGGGCCCGGCCGTGCCGGCGCGACGTCGTGGCACGGCGCTGACCTGACGCCGGTATACGTGAGCGCACGCGTCCCGGGGGTCCCGGGGGTGCCGGGGGTGCCGGGCGCGCAGGCGAGGTCGGCCCGGCCCGGGGCGGTACCCTCCGCCGGGACGGAGAAGGGAGTCCGGACGTGCACGACGACGCGACACGACCGCAGGGGGCCTCCGCGGCCGCGTGGCCCCGCCGCGAACGCACCCGCGTCCTCGTCGAGGGCGATCCCGCGCTGCGGCGGGCATTCGCGGACGAGATCCGCGCGGCGTACGCGACCGAGGAACCGCCGGCCACGCGGGGGTTGGCGATGATCGACCTGCGCGAGACGGCGCAGCGCACGCGTTTCCTGATGGGGGAGGTCCTGATTCAGGAGGCGACCGCCCGCGTCGCCGGCACCCTCGGGCGCGGCCTGATCCGGGGCGACGACCCGGCGGCCGCCACCGACCTCGCCGTCGTCGACGCCGCCCTGCGCGCGGGCCTGCCGGAGACCGCCTCGTGGGCGGCGCGCCTGCGCGCCGAGGACGCCCGGCTGGCCGCCCGACGGGCGGCGGAGGCCGCCGTGTTGCGCCGCACGAAGGTCCGCTTCGACGTCATGCAGGAGGAGGACCCCACGTGAGCTTCGATCCGGTCCACGACCTGCAGGCCGCCTTCCGGACGCTGCTCGACGCCTTCGCGCGACCCGGCACCGTGCACGACCTCGCACCGATCGCGCGGCGCCTCCCCGGGCCGGAGGGCGCCGCCCCGCGCGGGGCGTGGGGCGTCGTCACCCGCACGCTGCTCGACGCCGACGCCCCGTTCGCGGTGGCGGCGGACGCCCCGGCGGGGTTCGCGCGGGCGGTGCGCGAAGCGACCGGCGCTCCGGTCGTTCCCCTCGACGACGCGGGGCACGTCCTGGTGCCCGACCCCACGAGCGATCCCGCGCCGCTCCTCCGCACCGCTCGCCGCGGGACGCTCGAGGACCCCCACCTCGGGGCGACGGTGCTGCTGGCGGTCGAGCGGCTGTACGGCGACGGCCCGCGCGGTGCGGAGGCGGCCGGCGCGACCGGGTACCGCCTCGAGGGGCCCGGCGTCGACGGGACGCGGTCGGTGTGGGTCGCGCACCCCCACGCCTGGGCGCCGGCCCGCGACGCGGCGGTGGCGGACGTCCCGCTCGGGGTGGACGTCCTGCTCCTGGACGCCGAGGACCGCATCGCCGCGATCCCGCGCAGCAGCCACCCGATCGCCGGCGGGGGGCCCTGAGTGGGGTACGTCGCCGTCAAGGGTGGCCGCGACGCGATCGTCGCGTCGCAGGCGCGCCTGACGTACGAGCGGTTGGCGGAGGGACGCGTCCTCGACGTCGCGGACGTCCGGGCGGGCCTGCGCGGGGCGATCGATCAGGTGATGAGCGAAGCGAGCCTCTACGACGAGGACGTCGCCGCGCTCGCCCTCAAGCAGGCGGAGGGCAGCCCCGAGGAGGCGGTATTCCTGTTGCGCGCGTTCCGCTCGACGCTGCCACGTCTCCACCACACCCGCACCGCCGACACGCGCCCCATGCACGTCGAGCGACGGATCTCCGCGACGTTCAAGGACGTGCCCGGCGGACAGCTGTTGGGCGCGAGCTATGACTACGTCCACCGGCTCCTCGATCCCGACCTGCGCTTTGAAACCGACGCGGACGCGCGGGCGTGGCTGGCCCGCTGGCGCGCCGAAGCGGAAGCCGCCGCGTCGGCCGTCGGGACCCCGGAGGGTGGGGACGCGGAGGCCGGGGAGGGCCCGGACGGCGCGTCGGACGCGCTGCCGAAGGTCCTCGATTACCTCCGGACCGAGGGGTTGATGGAGGCTCGCGCCGACGACGACCGTGCGCCGGGCGACGTCACGAAGGCGGCGTTGTCGTTCCCGGCGGGGCGCAGCCGCCGGCTGCAGGTCCTTACGCGCGGCCAGACCGGCGTCGTGACGGCGCTCGGGTACGCCTCGTTGCGCGGGTTCGGGCCGATGCTCCACCCGACCGTCGGGGAGTTGCGGGTGGGCCGGCAACCCCTGAGTGTGCCCGACCCCGACGCCGTCGCGGACCAGATCGACGACCCGGAGGAGGACCACTACCTGGGGACGGTCCGCCTCACCGAGGTGGAGACCGTCGTCCCGGTCGCGGTCTCCGCCGCGGGGCCGCAGGACGCGGAGCGCACGGCGCTCGGCTTCGACCTCGGCTACGGCGCCTGCTTCGGGCGCAACGAAACGAAGGCGATCGCGATGAGCCTGCTGGACCAGACGCTCGAGCATCCCGACCCGCGCGCCCCGACGCACGACGAGGAGTTCGTGCTGCTGCACGTCGACGCGGTCGAGGCCAGCGGCTTCATTTCGCACCTGAAGCTCCCGCACTACGTGACGTTCCAGTCGGAGCTCGATGCGGTGCGGCGCACCCGCGCCGCGGCGTTGGGGGGCGCAGGGGATGCGGACGACGCGGGGGTCGCGGGCGACGCCCCCGACGCGCCCACCGACGGGGAGGGAACGCCGTGAGCGTCGATGCGAACTTCGCCTTCCTCGACGAGGGCTCGAAGCGCGAGATCCGGCGCGCGGCGTTGAAGGCGGTGGCGATCCCCGGCTACCAGGTGCCGTTCGCGTCGCGCGAGATGCCGATCGCGCGCGGGTGGGGCACCGGGGGGCTGCAACTGACGTTGGCGTTGATCGGGCGCGACGACGTCCTCAAGGTCATCGACCAGGGCAGCGACGAAAGCGTCAACGCCGTCAACATCAAGGCCCTCGTGCAGGCCACGACCGGCGTCGCGACGTGCGAGGACACCGGCGAAGCGACCCTCGTCCAGTCGCGGCACCGCATCCCCGAGCGACCGCTCCGGCGGAACCAGATCCTCGTGCTGCAGGTGCCGATCCCCGAGCCGTTGCGGCGGGTCGAGCCGCGCGAGAGCGTCACGAAACGCCTGCACGCCGAAGCGGACTACGCGGGGGCGTACCTGCAGCTGTTCGAGCGGATCGTGCGGCACGGCGACGCATCGGCCGGTGCGGATCACCCCGTGCGGGTCGATGGGCGCTACGTGATGGCACCGAGCCCGGTCCCGCGCTTCGACAACCCGAAGCTGCACCGGGCCGAGGCGTTGGTGCTGCTCGGGGCGGGCCGGGAGAAGAAGATCTACGCGGTGCCGCCTCACACCGACGTCGCCTCGTTGGCCTTCGACGACCACCCGTTCCGGGTCGAGGACGTCGCGGGGCGCGCCTGCGCGGCGTGCGGGGCGACCGGCGTGTTCCTCGACGAGGTGGAGGGGGACGACGGGACGGCGACGTTCCTGTGCAACGACACCGCCGAATGCCGCGCGCGGCGCGTGGGCGCCGCACCGTCGGGGGGCGGGCCGTGAGTGCGCCGGTGCTGCGCGTCGAGCGGCTGCACCGGCGCTACGGCGCGGGGTGTCCCGCCTGCCGTGGCGAGGGGGCGGCGCTGGACCGTAACCGCTGTCCCGCCTGCGGGGCGGTGCACGCGGTGCGCGACGTATCGTTCGAGGTGCACGACGGCGAGGTGCTCGGCATCGTCGGGGAGAGCGGGAGCGGCAAATCGACGCTGCTGAACGCGTTGGCGTTCGACGACGCCCCGACGTCCGGCGCGGCCTACCTGGCGGGGTACGAGGGGGGTGCGGCGAACGTGTTCGACGCCAACCGGCGGGCGCGCCGGCGCATCCGCAACGAGCTGCTCGGCAAGGTCTACCAGCACCCGGCGGCGGGCCTGCGCATGCAGGTGAGCGCCCTCGCGAACGTCGCGGAGAAGATGATCGCCGCCGGTGAGCGCCGCGTCGGCGTGATGGACGCGCGCGCCCGGGAGCTGCTGGACGCGACGCGCATCCCCGCGGCGCGCGTCGGCGAGCCGCCGCAGCGGTTCTCGGGCGGCATGCAGCAGCGCGTGCAGATCGCCAAGGCGCTCGCGACCCGCCCCCCGCTGGTGCTGCTCGACGAGGTCACGACGGGGCTCGACCTGTCGGTCCAGGCCCGCGTCCTGGACCTCGTCAAGACGATCCAGCGGGACCTGGGGGTCGCGATGGTGCTCGTCTCGCACGACCTGGCGGTCGTGCGGATGCTCGCCGACCGGACCCTCGTGATGCTGGACGGCGTCGTCGTCGAGCGCGGCCTGACCGATCAGATCCTCGAGGACCCCCAACACCCCTATACCCAGGAGCTCGTGTACTCGCTGGTATGACCCGCGACCTCGCCCCCACCCGCGCCGCCGTCGACGACGCGCCCCGCCGCTGGCGCCTGCACGGCGGCCGCGTCGTCACGCCCGACGCCGTCCTCGACGGCGCGGTCGTCCGCGTCGAGGGTCGCCACGTCGCCTCGGTCGAGGCGGTCGAGGCGGCCCCCTCGGAGGCCGACGAGGTCGACGTCGACCTCGCGGGCGCGTACCTCCTGCCGGGCTTGATCGACGTCCACGCCGACTACATCGAGCACATGGCGGCGCCCCGCCCGACCGCGATGCTGAACTTCCGGTTCGCGTTGCGCGAGGCGGAGCGGGAGTTGATCACGCACGGCATCACGACGATGTTCCACAGCCTCGCGCTGTACGGGTTCGACGCCTTCGCGACGAACCCGGTGCGGCGGCCGGGGCCGACGAGGGCGTTGATCGACGTCGTGCACGCTTCGCACCGGTTCGAGCACGTGCTGCATCACCGCCTGCACGCCCGGTTGGAGATCGACGACGCCGGCCGCGTCGAGGAGCTCGCCGGCTACCTCCGGGCCGGCAAGGTGCACCTGCTGTCGTTCATGGACCACACCCCCGGCCAGGGGCAGTACCGCGACCTGGAGGCGTTCCGGGAGGCGGTGAAGGGCTACGGGACCCTCGACGATGCGGGCGTCGACGCGCTGATCGCCCGCAGCCGCGACCGCGCGCTGCTGGACGCCGACACCCTCGCCGCGCTCGCGCGGGTGGCGACGGAGCACGGCGTGGCGGTCGCGTCGCACGACGACGACGGCGAAGCGAAGGTCGACCTCGCGGCGAGCTTCGGGACCACGATCAGCGAATTCCCCATCACCCTCGACGTTGCGCGCTACGCCCGAGCGAAGGGCCTGCACACGGTCGCGGGCGCCCCCAACGTGCTGCTCGGGGGGTCGCACTCGGGGAACCTGTCGGCGGAGGCGGCGGTCCTCGACGGGGCGGTCGACGTGTTGTGCAGCGACTACTACCCCGCCGCCCTGCTGCGCGCGATCTTCGCGTTGCACGCTCGGCACGGCGGCGACCTCGCCCGCTTCGTGCGGCTCGCGACGACGAACGCCGCGGTCGCGACCCGCATCGATCACGAGACCGGCGCGCTGGTGCCGGGCCTACGCGCGGACCTGATCGCCGTGCACGTCCTCGGGGACGGCTCGCCGGCCGTCACCGACGCCTTCGCCGCCGGGGCGCCGGTCTACCGCGCCCGCTACCGCACGCACCCCTGATCGGAGGGACCATGGACCACGACCCCCGCCCCCACCCTCACGCCCGCGTCCGCCGGTCCGAGCTCGGGACGCCCCAGGCGGGCGCACGCCCCCGGGGCGGCGCGGTGGGGCGGACGTGAGCCCGCCCATCCTGCGGCTGGAGGCGGTCACGAAGACGTTCACGGTGCACGCGCTCGGAACGCGGATCGAGGCGGTCAAGGACGTCGGCTTCGACGTCGAGGAGGGCGCCTTCGTGGGGTTGACCGGCCGGAGCGGGAGCGGCAAGTCGACGGTGCTGAAGTTGGTGTACCGCACGTACCGTCCGCAGAGCGGATCGATCCGCTACCGCTCCGCGGGGTTCGGCGAGGTGGATCTGGCGGAGGCCGACGACCGCACGGTGCTGGCGTTGCGGCGCGGCGAGATCGGCTACGTCAGCCAGTTCCTGCGCGTCGTGCCGCGCACGACGGCGCGCGACGTGGTCGCCGCCGCCGCCCTGGAGGCGGGCGCGACGGTGGACGCCGCGGCGGCGGAGACCGAACGGTTGTTGGCGCACTTCGAGCTGCCCGAGGCGCTCTGGGACACCTACCCGCAGACGTTCTCCGGGGGGGAGAAGCTGCGGCTGAACGTCGCGCGGGCGATGGTGAAGCGGCCGCGCATCCTGCTTCTCGACGAGCCGACGGCGAGCCTCGACGCGCCCAGCAAACGCAAGGTCGCGGACCTGCTCGGGCGCCTGAAGGCGGAGGGCACCACGATGCTGGGGATCTTCCACGACCTGGCGTTCATGCGCGACCTCGCCGACCGGGAGATCGCCATGGAGCCCGGCGTCCGGGTGTCCTGAGCGGAGCGCGTGCGTCCGCCGCTGCGGCCACGCGCCGTCGCGCCGGGGGCTACGATGGTCGGAACCACGTCGCGGCGCCGGGCGCCGTGCAGGGGAGGCGCACCGTGAACGAACCGGACCTGTGGATGCTTTCGCTCAACGCCTTCGCGGCGGTCGTCGTGCTGTTGTCGGCGCTCGCGCTCGTCCTCGCGGCGCTCGTGCGGGTCTTCCCGGCGGACGCGAACCCGCGCGCCGCGGAGGCGGCGCCGGACCCGGCGTACGAGGCGGCGATCCGCCGGGCGGTCGAGCAGGTCGCGCCGGGTGCGCGCGTGACGGCGGTGCGCGAGGTGCACGAGGGGGGGCCGCGATGATCCACGCGTCGAGCCCGAAGCGCGTGGCGGTGATGTTGACGGCGTTCCGCGACGGGCTGCAGAGCGTGTTCGGGGGGAAGGTGCGCGTCGCGGACGTCCTCCCGGCGATGGAGGCGGCGTCGGCGGCGGGGGTGCGGCACTTCGAGTTCGGGGGCGGCGCGCGCTTCCAGGCGCCGTTCTTCTACGTCGGCGAAGACCCGTTCGAGGCGATGGACGCCATGCGCGCCGCGGTCGGTCCCGACGCGGACCTGCAGATCCTGACGCGCAGCATCTCCGGCGTGACGTTGACCAGCCAGACGCCGG
This sequence is a window from Trueperaceae bacterium. Protein-coding genes within it:
- a CDS encoding type II toxin-antitoxin system VapC family toxin, whose translation is MIVLDTEVLTELMRAEPDDAVVRWLDAYPLREIGTTAVSVSEVLTGLGTLPEGERKRALLTAAGDVFDDYFAGRIHPFGPAEAVEYADVVARRERLGRPISRANAQIAAICRTRGGTLATRSPDAFGDTGVDVVDPWQGGA
- a CDS encoding NAD-dependent epimerase/dehydratase family protein; translated protein: MSAPLHLVLGTGALGAWTARALRAKGHAVRAVNRSGARPPLLPDEVEVVALDARDGDALHAAAAGARTIIDAADVPAPERTEALPALRAAASAAAAAHDATLLAIEPLTLYDPAPPVNEESRVAPAGPRGALQARLAEDLAAAHAAGRVRAVTLRTAEAYGPGVARSSFGDALFGPLEAGRAVRWIGEPDVPQAVAYAPDVGRAAAELATYASALGRTWIAPHAPAVPPRAFLRAAAEAADLDAPRMRAVGPLALRLAAWFRRDARAALETLPARMTAFHVDARRIDAVYALKATRLELGIAATVAWRRDGTLEGAAPFLR
- a CDS encoding cellulase family glycosylhydrolase, which codes for MTQRFVQGVNYWPRRKAMAWWSDFDAGEVREEFAQIADLGLEIVRIFLLWDDWQPDPDRVPTRRLHELEATLDAAHDAGLRLDVTFFVGHMSGPNWVPRWLLDDAAPLPSPRPRVSAGRATTASYRNPFHDPVALAAETTLLQAVVGAFAQHDALWAWNLGNEPDLFARPRDAAAGRAWTRRMVEVVRAVDPHHPVTLGLHADALLGEVGLRPHDVFAETDLAVMHAYPAYLSMARGPLDPDLVPFLNALTRALTGGMPVWMEEWGGCTAAPGERSHVATWPGPDGPYTQFMASEADLAAYVETVLAKLVEVGAPGSMTWNYADYDPALTDRPPLDTTGHERTFGLVRADGTPKPHADVVRRVAADPPTVPETPARVVDLDVTPEAYHADPARHAARLYRRYLERYDPDRVDATFAGSDA
- a CDS encoding phosphonate C-P lyase system protein PhnG; translation: MHDDATRPQGASAAAWPRRERTRVLVEGDPALRRAFADEIRAAYATEEPPATRGLAMIDLRETAQRTRFLMGEVLIQEATARVAGTLGRGLIRGDDPAAATDLAVVDAALRAGLPETASWAARLRAEDARLAARRAAEAAVLRRTKVRFDVMQEEDPT
- the phnH gene encoding phosphonate C-P lyase system protein PhnH; translation: MSFDPVHDLQAAFRTLLDAFARPGTVHDLAPIARRLPGPEGAAPRGAWGVVTRTLLDADAPFAVAADAPAGFARAVREATGAPVVPLDDAGHVLVPDPTSDPAPLLRTARRGTLEDPHLGATVLLAVERLYGDGPRGAEAAGATGYRLEGPGVDGTRSVWVAHPHAWAPARDAAVADVPLGVDVLLLDAEDRIAAIPRSSHPIAGGGP
- a CDS encoding carbon-phosphorus lyase complex subunit PhnI; amino-acid sequence: MGYVAVKGGRDAIVASQARLTYERLAEGRVLDVADVRAGLRGAIDQVMSEASLYDEDVAALALKQAEGSPEEAVFLLRAFRSTLPRLHHTRTADTRPMHVERRISATFKDVPGGQLLGASYDYVHRLLDPDLRFETDADARAWLARWRAEAEAAASAVGTPEGGDAEAGEGPDGASDALPKVLDYLRTEGLMEARADDDRAPGDVTKAALSFPAGRSRRLQVLTRGQTGVVTALGYASLRGFGPMLHPTVGELRVGRQPLSVPDPDAVADQIDDPEEDHYLGTVRLTEVETVVPVAVSAAGPQDAERTALGFDLGYGACFGRNETKAIAMSLLDQTLEHPDPRAPTHDEEFVLLHVDAVEASGFISHLKLPHYVTFQSELDAVRRTRAAALGGAGDADDAGVAGDAPDAPTDGEGTP
- a CDS encoding alpha-D-ribose 1-methylphosphonate 5-phosphate C-P-lyase PhnJ, with the translated sequence MSVDANFAFLDEGSKREIRRAALKAVAIPGYQVPFASREMPIARGWGTGGLQLTLALIGRDDVLKVIDQGSDESVNAVNIKALVQATTGVATCEDTGEATLVQSRHRIPERPLRRNQILVLQVPIPEPLRRVEPRESVTKRLHAEADYAGAYLQLFERIVRHGDASAGADHPVRVDGRYVMAPSPVPRFDNPKLHRAEALVLLGAGREKKIYAVPPHTDVASLAFDDHPFRVEDVAGRACAACGATGVFLDEVEGDDGTATFLCNDTAECRARRVGAAPSGGGP
- a CDS encoding ATP-binding cassette domain-containing protein; the protein is MSAPVLRVERLHRRYGAGCPACRGEGAALDRNRCPACGAVHAVRDVSFEVHDGEVLGIVGESGSGKSTLLNALAFDDAPTSGAAYLAGYEGGAANVFDANRRARRRIRNELLGKVYQHPAAGLRMQVSALANVAEKMIAAGERRVGVMDARARELLDATRIPAARVGEPPQRFSGGMQQRVQIAKALATRPPLVLLDEVTTGLDLSVQARVLDLVKTIQRDLGVAMVLVSHDLAVVRMLADRTLVMLDGVVVERGLTDQILEDPQHPYTQELVYSLV
- a CDS encoding alpha-D-ribose 1-methylphosphonate 5-triphosphate diphosphatase, with amino-acid sequence MTRDLAPTRAAVDDAPRRWRLHGGRVVTPDAVLDGAVVRVEGRHVASVEAVEAAPSEADEVDVDLAGAYLLPGLIDVHADYIEHMAAPRPTAMLNFRFALREAERELITHGITTMFHSLALYGFDAFATNPVRRPGPTRALIDVVHASHRFEHVLHHRLHARLEIDDAGRVEELAGYLRAGKVHLLSFMDHTPGQGQYRDLEAFREAVKGYGTLDDAGVDALIARSRDRALLDADTLAALARVATEHGVAVASHDDDGEAKVDLAASFGTTISEFPITLDVARYARAKGLHTVAGAPNVLLGGSHSGNLSAEAAVLDGAVDVLCSDYYPAALLRAIFALHARHGGDLARFVRLATTNAAVATRIDHETGALVPGLRADLIAVHVLGDGSPAVTDAFAAGAPVYRARYRTHP
- the phnL gene encoding phosphonate C-P lyase system protein PhnL: MSPPILRLEAVTKTFTVHALGTRIEAVKDVGFDVEEGAFVGLTGRSGSGKSTVLKLVYRTYRPQSGSIRYRSAGFGEVDLAEADDRTVLALRRGEIGYVSQFLRVVPRTTARDVVAAAALEAGATVDAAAAETERLLAHFELPEALWDTYPQTFSGGEKLRLNVARAMVKRPRILLLDEPTASLDAPSKRKVADLLGRLKAEGTTMLGIFHDLAFMRDLADREIAMEPGVRVS